A window of Mercenaria mercenaria strain notata chromosome 16, MADL_Memer_1, whole genome shotgun sequence contains these coding sequences:
- the LOC128549595 gene encoding sterile alpha motif domain-containing protein 9-like encodes MAHIVKIPQYEKRNRQKTQHFYKTLDLNISTGSETMRDLANSYLQKKGVRLKQHLNEPHVKQKISDYKQLSSEQFQTIHSSSPSLDKMDISLLTVLLLHTFPEQLSPDAKKSIKGLKRTRNSLAHAVKAELDDDTIFKDTLQLIMGLANEVHSKRKNYSRDLFNEINEIRLQEVVYSHCNLDRVKLNNEMYVVKLVEATDDERVDQADVWRIKIGLTKWVRQLSRGVVVSALLQALKEEGVINDTTKRQIEEEYSNEEQMQLLVLHMMDETKLNLYKFCQCLRQLSSIMADLVENSNTDGRDVEQYLKSYEKENVTRILGEHFVESEDGTVTTESLHIFVEEQFGFAMAFSTVEKFVHAIFPDVKRTTSFIGLSWKEETTEPAADAKEPTDESLSGMTCESFAVFVGDWFAEIDKRLTIPLKTAIQKEIIAPKIFLEMTEADMKDVFSPYIENKDSSHETKLKYGFGIKSGLMQIQRKIRKQNVAVETDRLEILRPFDSPFGRTSYKQCQVRPHQGNLLIPAHEFRPLPSRKKFKKHFVVKEVIRFTAACINGRKNGTIHFGIEPLGNGVGHINGVPEGNRWQSLNIEIGKAINVCFKENASIAFKCVRPVQLINVEGGGIVIEVDVVPFSKYISRTLLSIDFPPKGNQHQECYVYSLKPDFGILSVNEEGLKETEEFYEMVLQERIKLEVFNDKKLDRTTLLVQQLRKMLTGGNTYVTDAFIPVIVSGKISGIPDELETRAHMKEMAMAFTSSAFVIDCDDSVLLRKDVEGNKRIFHVKTAEDLVTQNEISETSPTWLYCNGNNELSKEAMEIENWIDNRAEGVRKAFEKLKNIIPKSRAKIIFLVFQSNKAENDLLREIARMAFVTYFKNKCVILAEQDDDVSFVRKELETLIGHQRLENSFHTGLRWKHISRLMKNIFKLNPATVCKLPHCDGHFIEMTKMERESLNFTDIEILSGEECIDLEAQMKPDEIKSKAVEAQEQFYHGGLVSWWDFYYKHVGERDQYLLHRNEIRDKLANDKGETLIEEHEIEHHPGAGGSTLGRHLLWYFSQFRKTPEKSYRCCVIKTQNVTDETIEQIEKFRNFNDGECPKPFIVLSDNMNEENENFLKAKLYEAAYKTGYPGKLFCLVIIICRRPITYEETDGKPLLKHSLSKQEQVWFEEKFKQMEKNDVDVETLIAFNFMRHSFDPGYMQKTVDHLLKGVTRKEMKVLRCLALVRSYESDCLVPESVFDTLMDAILVDIRSPWGIIHSLPELQRLATVRNEPWNTQISRAMSLIIVKRNGHDFYNSGVCLISQMLARIVLEYIQEHESVSLENIVDHVLDLVETQTSETNPMSKRFVRIICSLFKTRQLLEGEGPEQKQKFSDLVLKLELQDTSESENDARQRVIRTMTRCFGITKDHLVGQQLARFNIHIKEYSAAEEAIKQSLQIQSQNSYLLHTYGQIFKTKMEGMLANAAQTKTKVRDAEAAEIIDLAFQAIEKFVSGQRIAISTGEHTTWGCFHTEVKTALSLLEKFQHFACYTTRQAFISFLNNDILKVADGPLLRMMKKCPALENLRAGSAAQCHLETSLRSMEERSYQVKRQLYVIYSEDETLLLGLRERFERFYGSQKSTSKYQFSFGIGLKPLMVAKVRNNQALCRRVKEAKEHLEQVSRQQVDERDLLVYLGDKIITISRQGPQDVLACSFEEYKRLLSYSTDLVAVQTIAPASKSKRLYLETFLYFAMLHWPLKTRTKLDIDAISRPAAYGQIIKTWEESYNNNFYIKTREQYQRYRPKNYFALGKGEPGNDIVDLESIKREWMDRKKKATGRVRKPVFKDFFWRESFVEERLERLEGVVDDSGNNITHEAEYPQGYHKFRIRTYYPCPDLSNRSVTFVLGFTWKEPTAFDVLEIGKSRNILPDGDKPISASCNADNKANTGNGDLAENDTRILYERTQQTDQESNTDKSKPRRRRKKHVRKQ; translated from the exons ATGGCTCATATTGTAAAAATTCCACAATATGAAAAACGTAACAGGCAAAAAACACAGCATTTTTATAAAACCTTAGATCTCAACATAAGTACTGGATCAGAAACAATGAGAGACTTAGCAAATTCATATCTACAAAAGAAAGGAGTAAGATTAAAGCAACACCTAAACGAGCCGCATGTCAAACAGAAAATAAGTGACTACAAGCAACTTTCCTCTGAACAATTTCAAACGATTCATTCTAGCAGTCCAAGTCTTGACAAAATGGATATCTCTTTACTAACTGTTCTCCTTCTGCATACATTCCCGGAGCAGCTGTCACCAGACGCAAAGAAAAGTATCAAGGGATTAAAACGTACAAGAAACAGTTTAGCACACGCAGTTAAAGCTGAACTTGACGACGACACTATCTTTAAGGACACGCTTCAGTTGATCATGGGACTTGCGAATGAAGTTCACTCAAAGAGGAAGAATTATTCACGGGACTTattcaatgaaataaatgaaataagacTGCAAGAAGTGGTCTATAGTCACTGTAACTTAGATAGAGTAAAGCTGAATAACGAGATGTATGTAGTTAAACTTGTAGAGGCTACTGATGATGAGAGAG TTGATCAAGCTGATGTTTGGCGTATCAAAATTGGCTTAACAAAGTGGGTTCGGCAGCTTTCGCGTGGAGTCGTTGTTAGTGCTCTCCTACAGGCACTGAAAGAAGAAGGGGTTATCAATGACACAACTAAACGGCAAATAGAGGAAGAGTACTCAAACGAAGAGCAAATGCAGCTGTTGGTTCTTCACATGATGGATGAGAcgaaactgaatttatacaaattttgCCAATGCCTTAGGCAATTGTCGTCAATAATGGCAGATTTAGTTGAAAATTCTAACACTGATGGAAGAGATGTTG AGCAATACCTCAAGAGTTATGAGAAGGAAAATGTAACAAGAATACTGGGGGAACACTTCGTGGAAAGTGAGGATGGAACAGTAACAACTGAAAGTCTTCATATTTTCGTAGAGGAGCAGTTTGGATTTGCGATGGCGTTTAGCACAGTTGAAAAGTTCGTACATGCAATTTTCCCAGATGTCAAGCGCACGACAAG TTTTATTGGTTTGTCCTGGAAAGAAGAGACTACTGAACCGGCAGCTGATGCAAAAG AACCTACAGATGAGTCACTTTCAGGCATGACTTGTGAAAGCTTTGCGGTTTTCGTTGGAGACTGGTTTGCAGAAATTGATAAAAGACTTACGATACCACTCAAAACAGCGATTCAGAAAGAAATCATTGcaccaaaaatatttttagaaatgacGGAAGCCGACATGAAAGATGTGTTTTCTCCTTACATAGAGAACAAAGACAGTAGTCATGAAACCAAACTTAAATACGGATTTGGAATAAAAAGTGGTCTCATGCAAATACAGAGAAAAATTAGGAAGCAAAATGTTGCAGTTGAGACAGACCGCCTAGAAATCTTGCGTCCCTTTGATTCCCCATTTGGTAGAACGAGTTACAAACAATGCCAGGTGCGGCCGCATCAAGGTAATCTCCTTATACCAGCACATGAATTTAGGCCCCTGCCATCAcgtaaaaaattcaaaaaacattttgttgtGAAAGAAGTCATACGTTTTACTGCTGCTTGTATAAATGGTCGTAAAAATGGTACAATTCATTTTGGAATAGAACCTTTGGGTAATGGTGTGGGTCATATAAATGGAGTACCTGAAGGAAACAGATGGCAAAGTTTGAATATAGAAATAGGAAAAGCAATAAATGTTTGCTTTAAAGAAAATGCCAGTATCGCATTCAAATGTGTTCGTCCAGTGCAGTTGATCAATGTTGAAGGAGGTGGCATTGTTATAGAGGTAGATGTTGTTCCATTTTCGAAGTATATTTCAAGGACACTCCTTAGCATAGATTTTCCGCCGAAAGGAAATCAGCATCAAGAATGCTACGTATACAGCCTTAAACCGGACTTTGGGATATTGTCCGTAAATGAAGAGGGATTGAAAGAAACAGAAGAATTTTATGAAATGGTTCTGCAGGAAAGAATAAAACTAGAGGTGTTTAACGACAAAAAGCTGGACAGAACTACACTCCTTGTACAACAGCTGAGAAAAATGTTGACTGGGGGTAACACTTACGTCACTGATGCTTTTATTCCAGTTATTGTATCAGGAAAGATATCTGGAATCCCAGATGAATTGGAAACGAGAGCTCATATGAAGGAGATGGCTATGGCATTTACGTCTTCGGCGTTTGTTATAGACTGTGACGATTCAGTTCTCTTAAGAAAAGATGTTGAGGGCAACAAGAGAATTTTTCACGTGAAAACAGCTGAAGATCTGGTTACTCAGAATGAGATATCAGAAACAAGCCCAACATGGTTATACTGTAATGGTAATAACGAACTGTCAAAAGAAGCAATGGAAATTGAAAATTGGATCGATAATAGAGCTGAAGGGGTCAGAAAGgcatttgaaaaattgaaaaatattattcCAAAATCTCGAGCGAAGATAATTTTTCTTGTGTTTCAGTCAAATAAGGCGGAAAACGACCTTCTTAGAGAAATTGCAAGAATGGCATTTGTTAcctatttcaaaaacaaatgtgtCATCCTTGCAGAACAGGACGACGATGTGTCTTTTGTCAGAAAAGAACTTGAAACTTTGATAGGGCATCAACGACTTGAAAACTCATTCCATACTGGTCTTCGTTGGAAACATATTTCGAGGTTgatgaaaaatatctttaagttGAACCCAGCTACCGTTTGCAAACTTCCACATTGCGATGGTCATTTCATAGAAATGACTAAGATGGAAAGAGAATCTCTGAATTTCACAGATATAGAAATTTTGAGCGGAGAAGAATGCATTGATCTTGAGGCACAGATGAAACCTGATGAAATTAAATCGAAGGCGGTCGAGGCTCAAGAGCAATTTTATCACGGAGGTCTTGTGTCTTGGTGGGATTTCTATTACAAACATGTTGGAGAACGTGATCAATATTTGCTTCACAGAAACGAAATTAGAGACAAACTGGCAAATGACAAAGGTGAGACATTGATAGAAGAACATGAAATTGAACATCATCCAGGGGCTGGTGGAAGTACACTTGGGAGGCATTTACTATGGTATTTCAGCCAATTTCGGAAGACTCCAGAAAAGTCGTATAGATGTTGCGtcattaaaacacaaaatgtaACCGATGAAACAATAGAACAGATAGAAAAGTTCAGAAATTTTAATGACGGCGAATGCCCAAAACCATTCATTGTTCTATCGGATAACAtgaatgaagaaaatgaaaattttctgaaAGCTAAATTATATGAAGCTGCCTACAAGACTGGTTATCCTGGTAAATTATTTTGTCTAGTCATAATTATATGCAGGCGACCAATAACGTATGAGGAAACAGACGGAAAACCTCTTTTAAAGCATTCGCTAAGTAAACAAGAACAAGTATGGTTCGAAGAAAAATTCAAGCAGATGGAAAAAAATGACGTAGATGTTGAGACCTTGATAGCATTCAACTTTATGCGACATTCCTTCGATCCAGGCTACATGCAAAAAACAGTTGACCATTTGTTGAAAGGTGTCACACGAAAAGAAATGAAAGTACTGCGCTGCTTAGCTCTGGTAAGGTCTTACGAAAGTGACTGCCTTGTTCCAGAAAGTGTTTTTGACACTTTGATGGATGCCATTCTAGTTGACATCAGATCACCTTGGGGTATAATACATTCCCTACCGGAGCTACAAAGACTTGCAACTGTACGTAATGAACCATGGAATACTCAAATATCTAGAGCAATGAGTTTGATAATTGTGAAGAGGAACGGGCATGACTTTTATAATAGTGGTGTATGTCTAATTTCTCAGATGTTGGCAAGAATAGTACTGGAATACATTCAAGAACATGAAAGCGTATCTTTAGAGAATATCGTTGACCACGTTTTGGATCTGGTTGAAACACAAACATCCGAGACAAACCCAATGTCAAAACGGTTTGTAAGAATTATATGCAGCCTTTTTAAAACCAGGCAATTGCTCGAGGGGGAAGGACCTGAGCAAAAGCAAAAGTTTTCAGACCTTGTTCTAAAACTAGAGCTGCAAGATACATCCGAGTCTGAAAATGATGCAAGACAAAGGGTAATACGTACGATGACACGATGTTTTGGCATAACTAAAGACCACCTGGTTGGTCAGCAACTTGCAAGGTTCAATATTCATATCAAGGAATATAGTGCGGCGGAGGAGGCTATTAAACAATCCCTACAAATTCAAAGTCAAAATTCGTATTTACTACACACTTACGGGCAAATATTCAAGACAAAGATGGAAGGCATGTTAGCTAATGCCGctcaaacaaaaacaaaggtgCGCGATGCAGAGGCAGCTGAGATAATTGATTTAGCTTTCCAGGCTATTGAAAAATTTGTTTCCGGCCAAAGAATTGCTATTTCGACAGGGGAGCACACTACCTGGGGATGTTTTCACACAGAGGTAAAAACTGCTTTGTCCCTTCTAGAAAAATTTCAGCACTTTGCTTGTTATACGACCCGTCAGGCATTTATAAGCTTTTTGAATAATGATATTCTCAAAGTTGCCGATGGTCCACTCTTGCGTATGATGAAGAAATGTCCGGCTCTTGAAAATCTCAGAGCTGGAAGTGCGGCGCAGTGTCATCTAGAAACATCCCTCCGTAGTATGGAAGAAAGAAGCTACCAGGTAAAAAGACAGTTGTACGTGATATATTCAGAGGATGAAACGCTTTTATTAGGTTTAAGAGAGCGATTTGAGCGGTTCTATGGAAGTCAAAAAAGCACAAGTAAATACCAATTTAGCTTTGGAATTGGATTGAAACCTCTAATGGTCGCAAAAGTTAGAAATAATCAGGCATTGTGTAGAAGAGTAAAGGAAGCGAAAGAACATTTGGAACAAGTCAGTCGTCAGCAGGTTGACGAAAGAGATCTTCTCGTTTACCTTGGAGATAAGATAATTACTATTTCTAGACAAGGACCTCAAGATGTTCTAGCATGTAGTTTTGAAGAATATAAACGCCTTTTGTCATATAGTACTGATCTAGTAGCAGTACAAACTATAGCGCCGGCATCAAAATCAAAGCGGCTATACCTTgagacatttttgtattttgcaatgCTGCATTGGCCTTTGAAAACTAGAACAAAATTAGATATTGATGCCATTTCACGACCTGCTGCTTACGGGCAAATAATAAAGACATGGGAAGAATCGTATAACAATAACTTTTACATTAAAACCAGAGAGCAATATCAAAGGTACAGACCGAAAAATTACTTTGCTCTAGGCAAGGGGGAACCTGGTAACGATATAGTAGATCTTGAATCTATCAAAAGAGAATGGATGGACAGAAAAAAGAAGGCTACAGGAAGAGTTCGGAAACCAGTTTTCAAGGACTTCTTCTGGAGAGAAAGTTTTGTTGAGGAGAGGCTAGAAAGACTAGAAGGTGTCGTTGATGACTCTGGAAATAACATTACACATGAG GCTGAATATCCGCAAGGGTACCACAAATTCAGAATAAGGACCTACTACCCATGCCCTGATTTAAGTAATAGATCAGTGACTTTTGTACTTGGTTTCACATGGAAAGAACCAACTGCGTTTGATGTGTTAGAAATTg gAAAATCTAGAAACATATTACCGGATGGTGACAAACCGATATCAGCGTCCTGCAATGCAGACAACAAGGCAAATACTGGAAATGGTGATCTTGCGGAAAATGATACCAGAATCTTATATG AGCGGACGCAACAAACAGATCAAGAATCTAATACGGATAAATCAAAACCTAGGAGAAGAAGAAAGAAACACGTTAGAAAACAGTGA